The genomic DNA GTTGCAATTGCATCTGAAATTTGAAATAAAATCGCAAATATAAGGAATTCTTTTGCTAAATGATGAACTTGTATATCTGTCGTATAAATCGAAGCAATTTCATCATCAAAGAAGTAAAGAAGAATTGAATACAATAGGGCAAATGCAAGTGCTAAGCCAATCCCGATAAATCCATATTGTTTTGCGTTATTATATCGTTTTGCCCCAACTTCGAATCCAACAGCGATGGTCATTGCCATTGCTAAGCTTAAAGGCGTCATATATAGCAAGGAAGCGAAGTTCATAGCGGCTTGATGGGCTGCGATTGTTGTTGTACTAAAATTGCTCATCATAAGTGTTACCGCAGCAAAAATACTCGTTTCAAAAAAGATAGCAAATCCGATAGGGACGCCAAGTTTTAAGAATTCTTTCCAACTCGAAAGAGAAGGACGATATAATTGTTTAAAGATATTGAAAGATGCGAAAGGCTCTTTCGTCCGAATAATAATAACGGTAATAATTAAAATGCACCAATAGGTTGCTGCAGAAGCAATTGCTGCTCCGACACCACCGAGTTTTGGAAAACCGAAGTTACCGAAAATTAATACATAATTTAATACTACGTTAATGGGTAATGATAGTAATGTAATGATCATCGTTGTACGAGTTTTTCCTAATGCATCAATAAATCCACGTAAAACAGTGTAAGTAAATAAAGGGATAATTCCAATTGCGATAATACTTAAAAATTGTGCCGCAATACGTTCTACAGGTTCGTCTAATCGCATGCCATTTAAAATAGGTGAAACAGTAAAGAAACCGATAAGGATAACGACGAAGCTAGCACAAATTGCTAAATAAACTGCTTGTATGACAACGTGAGGAACATCCTCTTTTTTCTTAGATCCAATGAGTTGTGCAACAATTGGAGTAGTGGCCATCAAAATTCCTGTTAATCCCGTACTAACTGGAATCCATATACTTGTTCCGATAGCAACACCTGCTAAATCAATAGGGCTTGCATGTCCTGACATTGTCGTATCGAAAAAACTCATTGCAAATAATGACATTTGCGTAACGAAAATCGGGAAAAATAGTAATACAAATTGCTTTAATTTTTGTGAGAATGAATTAGTTTCTTTCATAAAATCCCCTTTCCGCTAAAAAAACCAAACTCTTACTATC from Bacillus basilensis includes the following:
- a CDS encoding MATE family efflux transporter; this translates as MKETNSFSQKLKQFVLLFFPIFVTQMSLFAMSFFDTTMSGHASPIDLAGVAIGTSIWIPVSTGLTGILMATTPIVAQLIGSKKKEDVPHVVIQAVYLAICASFVVILIGFFTVSPILNGMRLDEPVERIAAQFLSIIAIGIIPLFTYTVLRGFIDALGKTRTTMIITLLSLPINVVLNYVLIFGNFGFPKLGGVGAAIASAATYWCILIITVIIIRTKEPFASFNIFKQLYRPSLSSWKEFLKLGVPIGFAIFFETSIFAAVTLMMSNFSTTTIAAHQAAMNFASLLYMTPLSLAMAMTIAVGFEVGAKRYNNAKQYGFIGIGLALAFALLYSILLYFFDDEIASIYTTDIQVHHLAKEFLIFAILFQISDAIATPVQGALRGYKDVNVALIMTLIAYWVIGLPLGYILATYTDWAAKGYWIGLIIGLAFGATFLLIRLFQVQRKYTTQNSR